A single Thermaerobacter sp. FW80 DNA region contains:
- a CDS encoding IS110 family transposase: protein MVCYEAGPTGYGLQRLLASLGIECIVVAPALTPTRPGDRVKTDRRDAVRLAELLRAGELAPVWVPGEEDEALRDLVRAREDAKQDLLRARHRLSKFLLRHGIRPPQGVRRWSGRYREWLEGLELGQPVLQRVLREYVHAIDEIEERLKRLEAEIHEQATASVHAPVIQALQALRGVGEVVAVTAVAEVGSFLRFARARQLMAYAGIVPSEYSSGARRRRGAITKTGNAHLRRVLVEAAWSYRHPPALKAKIRQRYEGQPPEVQRMAWKAQERLCRRYRRMIARGKPHAVAVTAVARELLGFMWAIACWVERQQQDDQTVA from the coding sequence TTGGTCTGCTACGAGGCAGGGCCCACCGGATACGGGCTCCAGCGCTTGCTGGCCTCCCTGGGGATCGAGTGCATCGTGGTGGCCCCGGCGCTGACGCCCACGCGCCCCGGGGACCGGGTCAAGACCGACCGCCGGGATGCTGTGCGTCTGGCGGAGCTGCTGCGGGCCGGCGAACTGGCTCCGGTGTGGGTGCCCGGCGAGGAGGACGAGGCGCTGCGCGACCTGGTGCGGGCGCGGGAGGATGCCAAGCAGGACCTTTTGCGTGCACGCCACCGGCTGAGCAAGTTCTTGCTCCGGCACGGGATCCGGCCGCCGCAGGGGGTGCGCCGGTGGTCGGGCCGGTATCGGGAGTGGCTGGAGGGGCTGGAGCTGGGGCAACCGGTCCTGCAGCGGGTGTTGCGGGAGTACGTCCACGCCATCGATGAGATCGAGGAGCGCCTTAAGCGCCTGGAAGCGGAGATCCACGAGCAGGCCACGGCCAGCGTGCACGCGCCGGTGATTCAGGCTCTGCAGGCGTTGCGCGGGGTGGGCGAGGTGGTGGCGGTGACGGCGGTGGCCGAGGTCGGGTCGTTCTTACGCTTTGCCCGGGCGCGGCAGTTGATGGCGTACGCGGGGATCGTGCCCAGCGAGTATTCCAGCGGGGCACGCCGCAGGCGCGGTGCGATCACCAAGACGGGCAACGCGCACCTGCGCCGGGTGCTGGTGGAGGCGGCGTGGTCCTACCGCCACCCGCCGGCGCTCAAGGCGAAGATTCGGCAGCGCTACGAGGGGCAACCGCCAGAGGTGCAGCGGATGGCGTGGAAGGCGCAGGAGCGCCTGTGCCGCCGCTACCGGCGCATGATCGCGCGGGGCAAGCCGCACGCCGTCGCGGTGACCGCCGTCGCTCGCGAATTGCTGGGCTTCATGTGGGCGATTGCTTGTTGGGTAGAGAGGCAGCAGCAGGACGACCAGACCGTTGCGTGA
- a CDS encoding M28 family metallopeptidase encodes MLEVALPGSTEQVVRGANILARFPGAIGEALVLIGAHYDGVGDDTDGTRFPGASDNATGVAVVLEVARILARVGRPDGLQLAFVFFDAEELGARGSRSLARMLARSAPVRPGCLVQVINVDTVARLRDAVWVEGGPGADPLLAALDRAGRALDIPLQLGPVASDNRAFAAAGFPAVGIATGGDRSHLPSDVPGVVEPEALLTAARLLLGALWMLTDQT; translated from the coding sequence ATGCTGGAGGTCGCCCTCCCGGGGAGCACGGAGCAAGTTGTTCGTGGGGCCAACATCCTCGCCCGGTTCCCTGGTGCCATCGGGGAGGCACTCGTCCTGATCGGTGCCCACTACGACGGCGTCGGGGATGACACGGACGGGACCCGCTTCCCGGGGGCGTCCGACAATGCCACCGGCGTGGCAGTGGTTTTAGAGGTTGCGCGGATCCTGGCCCGGGTCGGCCGTCCCGACGGCCTTCAACTGGCCTTTGTCTTCTTTGATGCGGAGGAACTGGGCGCCCGGGGCAGCCGGAGTCTTGCCCGTATGCTGGCTCGGTCGGCCCCGGTACGGCCGGGATGTCTGGTCCAGGTGATCAACGTAGACACCGTGGCCCGCCTCCGCGACGCGGTCTGGGTGGAAGGCGGTCCAGGTGCAGACCCCCTCCTGGCTGCCCTGGACCGGGCCGGGCGGGCGCTGGACATTCCCCTGCAGCTCGGTCCTGTGGCCTCCGACAACCGTGCCTTTGCAGCGGCGGGCTTTCCCGCCGTGGGTATTGCCACGGGCGGCGACCGGAGCCATCTTCCTTCCGACGTTCCCGGCGTGGTCGAACCCGAGGCGTTGTTAACCGCGGCGCGACTCCTCCTGGGCGCTCTGTGGATGCTTACGGACCAGACTTGA
- a CDS encoding DDE-type integrase/transposase/recombinase, translated as MSLASRREYLATMRERYWAARTRRERTEILNEVQQVCGYHRKYAIRVLRQATPPAPAKRRRKRALRYLEALPVIARIWEALDYPCAERLHPVLLPMAEHLAAHGEVVLTDAVREALQKISRATLARRLAAMPSPKPRRRLPRPRPGLLQSQIPMATYDWDEARPGALEVDLVEHNGGSTAGQYAYTLSMVDIVTGWSRRRALLGRSQRAVHEAIQDLIAQWPYPVWGLHTDNGAEFVNHHLQRYAKVHHLTFTRSRPYRKNDNAHVEQRNRQLVREIVGYARYDRPEQVEQLNRLYARLDLYANLFLPTRKLKNKVRDGARVRKSYDAARPPLDRILERDVLSPEERARWLALRQSLNPLKLHRELDDLIAGLQQPPETAMSAD; from the coding sequence ATGTCGCTCGCCAGCCGCCGGGAGTATCTCGCCACCATGCGAGAACGGTATTGGGCGGCCCGAACCCGCCGGGAACGAACCGAGATCCTGAACGAAGTCCAGCAAGTCTGTGGGTATCACCGCAAGTACGCGATCCGGGTCCTCCGACAGGCCACGCCGCCGGCCCCGGCCAAGCGCCGTCGCAAGCGGGCCCTGCGCTACCTCGAGGCCTTGCCGGTCATCGCACGGATCTGGGAAGCACTGGACTACCCTTGCGCCGAACGGCTTCACCCGGTGCTCTTGCCCATGGCCGAGCACCTGGCCGCCCACGGGGAAGTCGTCCTCACAGACGCCGTGCGCGAGGCCCTCCAGAAGATCAGCCGCGCCACCCTGGCCCGCCGCCTCGCTGCGATGCCCTCGCCCAAGCCGCGCCGTCGGCTTCCTCGTCCGCGACCGGGGCTTCTGCAAAGCCAGATCCCCATGGCCACCTACGACTGGGACGAAGCCCGGCCCGGGGCCTTGGAGGTCGATCTGGTCGAACATAACGGCGGCTCGACCGCCGGCCAGTACGCGTACACCCTCAGCATGGTCGACATCGTGACGGGCTGGAGCCGCCGCCGCGCCTTGCTCGGCCGAAGCCAGCGCGCCGTCCACGAAGCCATCCAGGACCTGATCGCCCAATGGCCCTATCCCGTCTGGGGCCTGCACACCGACAACGGTGCCGAGTTCGTCAACCATCACCTGCAGCGGTACGCCAAGGTACACCACCTGACGTTCACCCGCAGCCGCCCCTATCGCAAGAACGACAACGCCCACGTCGAGCAGCGCAACCGCCAGCTGGTCCGGGAGATCGTCGGCTATGCCCGCTACGACCGCCCCGAGCAGGTCGAACAGCTCAACCGGCTCTACGCCCGCTTGGACCTCTACGCCAACCTGTTCCTCCCAACCCGGAAACTCAAGAACAAGGTCCGGGACGGCGCCCGGGTGCGCAAATCCTACGACGCCGCCCGGCCCCCGCTGGATCGCATCCTCGAGCGCGACGTGCTCTCGCCCGAGGAACGGGCGCGCTGGCTGGCCCTTCGCCAGTCTCTCAACCCCCTAAAGCTCCATCGGGAGCTGGACGACCTGATCGCTGGCCTCCAGCAACCCCCGGAAACGGCCATGTCCGCCGATTGA
- a CDS encoding IS256 family transposase produces the protein MTADFRMALLELLRQYQGEPEVDALREGLRWLAQQLMEVEVSELIGAQRYERTPSRTTYRNGYRPRRWDTRVGTIELQIPKLRRGSYFPSLLKPRRRAERALLAVVQEAYVHGVSTRKVDELVQALGVGGLSKSEVSRICAELDEHMERFRNRPLEGEYPYVWLDAKAVKVRQDGRVVNMAAVIAVGVRETGEREVLGFDVGAAETYEFWLDFLRRLVARGLKGVRLVISDAHEGLKRAIGEVLAGATWQRCRVHFMRNLLARVPKHAQSMVAALVRTIFAQPDRASARQQLEQVAANLERRFPQVASLLREAAEEVLAYMDFPPEHWRGIHSTNVLERLNRELARRCDVVGIFPNVAAVLRLLGALLEEQQDEWLVQRRYFSQASMAKLKGGDALGSDSVSALAVAAR, from the coding sequence GTGACCGCTGACTTCAGGATGGCACTTCTCGAACTGCTGCGCCAGTACCAGGGCGAGCCCGAGGTCGACGCCCTGCGGGAGGGCCTGCGCTGGCTCGCCCAGCAGCTGATGGAGGTCGAGGTCAGCGAACTCATCGGCGCCCAGCGCTACGAGCGCACCCCGTCGCGCACTACCTACCGAAACGGGTACCGCCCCCGGCGCTGGGACACGCGCGTGGGCACCATCGAGCTGCAGATCCCGAAGTTACGCCGCGGCAGCTACTTCCCCAGCCTCTTGAAGCCGCGGCGGCGCGCGGAGCGGGCCTTGCTGGCCGTGGTGCAGGAGGCCTACGTGCACGGGGTGAGCACGCGCAAGGTGGACGAGCTGGTCCAGGCGCTGGGCGTCGGGGGCTTGAGCAAGAGCGAGGTCTCCCGCATCTGCGCCGAGCTGGACGAGCACATGGAGCGCTTTCGGAACCGGCCGCTGGAAGGCGAGTACCCCTACGTGTGGCTGGACGCCAAGGCGGTGAAGGTGCGGCAAGACGGACGGGTGGTGAACATGGCGGCCGTGATCGCCGTGGGTGTGCGGGAGACAGGGGAACGGGAGGTCCTGGGGTTCGACGTGGGCGCGGCCGAGACGTACGAGTTCTGGCTGGACTTCCTACGTCGCCTGGTGGCCCGGGGGCTGAAGGGCGTGCGGCTGGTGATCTCGGACGCCCACGAGGGCCTCAAGCGAGCCATCGGTGAGGTGCTGGCAGGCGCCACGTGGCAGCGGTGCCGGGTGCACTTCATGCGGAACCTGCTGGCGCGGGTGCCCAAGCACGCCCAGTCCATGGTGGCAGCGCTGGTACGGACCATCTTCGCCCAGCCGGACCGTGCCTCGGCTCGGCAGCAGCTGGAGCAGGTGGCGGCAAACTTGGAGCGGCGGTTCCCCCAGGTGGCGAGCCTGCTGCGGGAGGCCGCGGAGGAGGTTTTGGCCTACATGGACTTCCCGCCGGAGCACTGGCGGGGGATCCACTCGACGAACGTCCTGGAGCGGCTGAACCGCGAGCTGGCGCGGCGGTGCGACGTGGTGGGCATCTTCCCGAACGTGGCGGCGGTGCTGCGCCTGCTGGGTGCGCTGCTGGAGGAGCAGCAGGACGAGTGGCTGGTGCAGCGGCGGTACTTTAGCCAGGCGTCGATGGCGAAGCTCAAGGGCGGTGACGCGTTGGGGAGTGACTCGGTGAGCGCCTTGGCTGTTGCAGCGAGGTAA
- a CDS encoding ArsR/SmtB family transcription factor, whose product MEQRTPAGPDDGLCVCELESLLGLRQSLVSYHLRLLKQAGLVRETRRGRWSYYALDRTVLKELADKLSALASARPPEPADRSRDAGVGADLDGKGVTKMKDTRDPRERRHQQPGGFGAAAPATTGCCGEESCCGDTPEQATACCEEPACCDDCC is encoded by the coding sequence TTGGAACAGAGAACTCCGGCGGGACCCGACGATGGGCTTTGTGTCTGCGAACTCGAGTCCCTCCTCGGCCTCCGTCAGTCCCTCGTTTCATACCACCTCCGTCTGCTCAAGCAAGCCGGCTTGGTCCGCGAGACCCGGCGCGGCCGCTGGTCCTATTACGCCCTGGACCGCACGGTCCTCAAGGAGCTGGCCGACAAGCTGTCCGCATTAGCTTCAGCCCGTCCTCCCGAACCGGCGGACCGCTCGCGGGACGCGGGGGTCGGGGCGGACCTGGACGGAAAGGGGGTGACAAAGATGAAGGACACGCGTGATCCACGCGAGCGCCGGCACCAGCAGCCAGGCGGCTTCGGCGCCGCGGCGCCGGCGACCACCGGCTGCTGCGGCGAGGAGTCGTGCTGCGGCGATACGCCTGAGCAGGCTACGGCTTGTTGCGAAGAGCCGGCGTGCTGCGACGACTGCTGCTAA